TAAtttaactttaaaccatggtatGTCATCTCAGTCATTTGGAAGTAATCAATTCTCAATTGCTCTCCAGTCCATGGGTGGCGTCAGGTTGTTAGAAAGACAGCCAGGAGCTGCCTGCACCTCAGGGTAGGGGCTAGGATGTCTTCTCCACTGGGGTCTGCCCACAGTGGCACCAAGCCAGGCCTCAGGACAGAATGTCTATCTTCGTGTGTTCTCCTCTGTGCCACCCCCCACGCCTTGTTCCTCAGGCTCTCTATCTTCCAGCCATGTTTCCCAATGTGTAATTATTGCTAATTAATTCTCAGTCAGAGTGATGGATAGTTTAATTTGCTTTCCTTGAGAGCCTTGTTCCCCCCCCACACTTTGCCAGGGACTGGGCAGAGTTCCAGTGTACAGGGGGAGGGGCCACTCCAGAGAGTAGGGTGGCGATTGAGGTCCAGCACCTCTCCCCTACCCGCCCTCCCCAGCGGTGGTTACCTCTGCACCACTATTGACCCTAAGAAGCCACGCTTCTCCCGTCTTCTCTGCAACCTTCTGCAGAGGCAGGCGTCTCAACGAGGGATGCCAGTACTGACGTCTTGCCAGAGGAGAGGTTCTGCTGCACAGTGCACACCGCACAGCATCCCCCTCTCTTCAAAGCTCGCTGCGCCTCGTCATGTGCGCCTTCCCACCTCTCCGCATCCCCTACTCTTGTGCCCCCACCTCTGAGCACAGGCCTCAGAGGATTTCTATGGGGGCCTGCAGTGATTCTCTTCCGTTAGTAGTCTGAAGAGCAACATGAAGACTCAGGGACACAAAGAGTTCttgcagaaggagggagggagcagagtcCACGAGGCCATCTTTCCTGGTACTTTCTCTCTACTGCAACAACAGAAATGCCACTCGGTGATGGCTGGCATTTTTACCATCATTACGGTCATCACCACCACTAGCATTAGCATCATGAACACCTCCACCATTCTTAACACCATCACTGCTACCAGCATCGTCACCACCCCCATCACCATCGTCATTGTCATCACCAACCTCTCCATTGCTGTCATCAccatccatcatcatcaccatcgtcacCGCCACCAACACCTCCATGACTGTCTGCACCATCAACATTGCCAGCATTGTTATCACTGTCACCACTGCTGCCACCTTTGTCACAGCAGCCGATGTTCACACACATCAGTCGTGTGATGGACACCGTGCTCCACATCTTATACTCTGGTCCCTGACGGCTGGGCCTGGAGAGGTGATTCCAGTGAAGCCAGAGGTCCCGCTTCGGCCTCTAAGTCTGGGGCCCTGCTTTGTGGGCTCTGCAGCCCCTAAGATGCGGGAGGTAGTGCAGGCCATCACAAAGCAGAGTCACTAGCCCAAGGTGTCCCCAGTCCCTGTGCCAGCCCACATCCAAGTTCTCTCCCAATGCCCCCAGGTGTACGAAGGTGGGAGCAATGTGGACCAGTTTGTGACCCGCTTCCTTCTGAAGGAGACAGCCAATCAGATCCAGTCGCTGCTCAGCTCCGTGGAAAGTGCTGTGGAAGCCATTGATGAACAGACCAGCCAGATACGGTACATCAGTGGGACATACGGGGGTGCTCCTGGCAGCCTGACCCTTAGTGTACCTCAAATCTCGGTGACCTTGACCAGGTGGCTGCACCTCCCTTGCCCTCCTCCAGTTTCTCTAACTGCAGTGTGAGGACACACTTAGGACCTCATACCTGAGTCGTGAGACTTATACAGGACAGAACACACTCAGGAGAACGGCTGTTACGAGCCCTGCACTCCTGGGACCCATAGATTCTGCCACGGTTCTTGTTCCCACAACATCGACCTGCTGCCCTGTCTACTTCTAAACATGGGAAACCAGTTTGGAAAGTGGTGTCTGGCTTCAGGATGGGGACACAAGTGCCACATGCCAGAATGGAGCATCCAGAAGGATGCGTGTTCTTACCAGGCGTCCTAGGATCCCCAAGGGCTCCCACCTTTGTTACCTGGGGAGCTGTAGAGATGGGGGAAGCTACTGAGGGCAGGGTAGGGACCAAACTAATGCTGAAGGAGGTCCTGGAGAGGGACAGAGTTCGGGGTGTTGCTCTTTTGGTCTCTGGGTACACAGGTGAGCACCCGAGGGTTTCTCATGGGCACTGTGGATGCTGTGTGTCTGGCTCCTGGACTGGGAGGCTTCAATCTGTCCAGCTAAGCAGGGCCTGCTCATCTTCGAGCCCACCCGCATGCTGCCGATAGCTGGCTGAGCAAACTCTCGTGTGCTCAGAGCAGTAGAGGGGAAATGGGACCCACACACAGGTGGGCAGCTGCCAGGGGACCCATACCCCTGGGCTCTACAGCCTCTGCTTTATCTGTGTACAACTTCAGGGTGCCTGGCAGAGAGGCACAGTGTGACCGGGATGTTCTTTTGCcgtgggggtggggtttgagtGATGTCACTTGGTTGGTGAGGACATCAATCAGATCAAGTTGTGAGGGGCTGGTTCTTCATGATACCTTGGCCAAACATGTTGACTGTTGGCACTTGAAAGTCAGTTCCTTACCCTGCCCACGTGGGCAGCCTTGAGATCCCAAGTCCCCAGGGTCAGCAGCCACCTTCCTGGGGACAGACAGCTTTCCCTGTATTGATTTATTATTATCAGCTTAATCAAACTTCCCCCTTTTTCTCCTGCTGTAGATAGATAGCAGCCTTGGCTAATTTTCCTGGCTGCCTTCCTACGCTGCTCCGCTGCTCTGTGGCTCCAACCACGGTTCTGCTCACTCGCCTGCCCCCACCTGGGAGGGGATAACTCTGGGATGTCTGTGGAAGGAGTGGGTGGTGTGTCTTGATGGGAAATCTGTTCCATGCCCACAGACACCTCAAACTGCCCCACATCTAAACACTTTTGGCTCCAGGCCCTGAGTTCCCTGGCGCTACCCTGTGTCCCCACCCTGGAGCAGCCCCCAGGGGTGCTGTGTTCCCGGAGAAGCTTATACAGACCCTACTGCTTGAGGGGCCTCCCACTCAGCTCTTCATGGTCTAAGGGACACACTGAGTTTGTTACTGGTTTGTAAAGATGTTGtgattgagccgggcggtggtggcacacgcctttaatcccagcactagggaggcagaggcaggcggatctctgtgagttcgaggccagcctggtctacaagagctagttccaggacaggaaccaaaagctacggaaaaaccctgtctcggaaaaaaaaaaagttgtgattGACAGCTCAAAGCCTCCGCCAGCTTTGTCTCGCTAGGGGAGCTGAGCCTGCTTCTTCAACCTGCGAGAAAGACTTGTTAAACTTTTCAGGGGTCACAGGAGACAAATTcaaactgtactaaagggttcAGGCATGTGAGGTATCAGCCACATGCCCATTGACTGGTATGTTGGTAGTCGGTTTTGCAAGTTCATACTGCATTTTCAGAGAACCTGCTGGGTGCCTGTTGCTGTGCTAGGGGTGGAAGGTGCAGGAGAAGGGGACATGGGGACAAGAGATGGAATCTGTCTCTGGCCAGGCTCAGAGTATTTTCTTGCTGCCTTGTTGGAAGCGGGCTGTCTCTCTGGCAAATACCCAGGTCTTCCCCCAGAAGTCACTCCACAGCACAGTGGCCTCTactgaggcaggcagggaggaagaCATACTGTGTGTCTCCAGCCTGGGGTAGACCTGTACTTACTGGAAGCTATGAGCTATGAGATCAGCCAGATAGGTTCCTGGCCCAACCTTACCCCAGCCGAGGAAATGAGCCAATGGGGCATAGGACTTGGCCTCTAGAATCTTGGCATGGAGTTATGCCCCAGGTGACCACATGGCCTTGGTCAGGTCACCTGCCTCGGGGGGTCTTGTTTCCTCCTCTGAAAAATGAAGGCCACCCTGACCGTCCTGCAGACACGGGCCCGCAGGGCAGGTCTCTGCACATTTCAGGACACGGTCAGTACTTCCTAAGTGCACCGGGAAGGTCGCAGAGGTAGCCATGGCCTTACCTTTGCCCTCGCCAACACCTCGTTTCTTCTATACACACTGCAGACAGGAGCACTGCAAACCCAGTCACGGCGTCACCAAGAGCCACTACGGAGGCCCCAGTCCTCCCTATATCGCCAACCACAAGCTGGCAGCCCCGGAGCCAGGGAGAAGCCTGCCTGTGGGTGAGAGAGCATCGTTGATGGTCACTACCCTCCAAGGGGACCCAAGGAATCTGCACTAGGGCGTATCCTGGGCTTGGGGCTCTGCCCCCTTAGGGTGGCCCTGCCTACCAGCAggatctctttctttttttctttctcagccacAGGGGAGCCAAAGGAGGAAGGGCTGGAGGGCCAGATAAGCCGGTTGGCAGAGCTGATTGGGAGACTGGAGAGCAAGGTAggctccccaccccatccacatAAGAGCTGTGGAGAGGCTGAGGTCAGGACAGAGGCACCCTGGTGGGTTGGAGGTTGAAGAGAGCTGGACTGGGGCCACAGTCCTGACAATGGGAGGGCAAGCAGCATTCTAGGTACAGAGAACAATTGGTAGAATCCTGAGCTGTGGACATAGCCAAGAGAGCCAGCTCCAATACTGGAGGCCAAAAGCCGGTGTGAATGGGAGCCTGCGATGGTTCAGGGCAGGTTCCCAACAGGAGAACACAGACAGCCAGCACAACACAGTCCAGAGGTGCGGAGCTGTGCAGCCTCTACAGAGACATTCCCAGGGCCAGTGTGTAACTCGCAGGACTCCCAAAGGGGCTTGCAGATGGGTGGGCTTGGGTGTTCCTCTGTTCGAGCCGAGTTTCTGCTGCTTGGCTTTGAGTGGGTGGCTTACTCCCCTCTCTGAGCCCGAGATTCCTGCTCGGATGACAGCAGAGACTCTCAGGACCTCACTCAGTGTTCCTCACCAAGGTGCAGGTGGCTCAGGTCAGCGTCTGCTGTCCGGGTTAGCCTCCAGCCTTAGCCACGCTATCGCTGCTAGTCATTCTTCCCCAACTTCCCCACGCATGTGCGCAGGGCTCCCACGCAATGCCTACACCAAGTGACAGGTGTCTCAGAGACCTGGGATCGCGGGgacatttcttctgtttttctctttcttttgcaaGGAGCTCTGGTACTTAGCTGGGTTGGGGGGCTTTGTTCCGAAGGACTCATGAGCGTGAAGCAAGGGCCTTGTCACGGGGAAGCAGTCTGACTGGAGAAAAAAGGCTGTTGGTGGTGGCTCAGCTGCAGGGCTGTGGCGGAAGCGGGGGTCCCCCTCCCACACTTCTTTTAAGCCTGCTGCCCTGCCCAGGGTGAGAGAAGCCTGGTGGGGACCTTGTGCCCGGTTGTCATAACAACTCAGTGGGGGCCCCAGGAGGGAGGCTTTTTGAAGCTTATTTTTAGTACCCCGTTGCCCTAACAACCAGGCTTGCTGGTAACCAGGAGCACCTAGGCGTCCTGGAGATGGGGCGGGGTCCACCAAGGTCTTTGATTGGCCTAAGCCACTAGTATGGGTACATTCAAGCCAGCTCCAGACTGGGCCCCCAACTGGCCAAGCAACGTCTCCAACTGTGCCTGGAGGACAAGGAGGATGGAGATGCTGGGTGGCAGGTCTGGGTACTGCAGGGCTCACCATCTGACTCTCGAGAGGCCAAAGGGCCCCCGGTGGGGCCTCAGCCCCCCAAGAGCTGCCCGTGTGCCTGTTCAGTGACAGAAGCAAGCTTGAACCCGTGAACACATCTTCCCTACTGGGCACTTTCTTGAGATGTGTGGGCAAGGGTcagtggaggctggaggtgtgATTTCGAGGCAGGCCCTCGTTCAGATGTTTGAGAACTCCGGTCCACCTGCCACTGCTGTTGTCTTTAATAGTGCATGCACCTCTTGCATGCTTATGTGTGCGCTGGTTGGCACCTCCTGACTTCAGGCAGGGCAGACAGGTGTGCAGGCTGCAATTATGGGGTAACCACATTGAAGAAAGAATGGATTTCTGTCAGGTGGGGTTGAGACACGGTTTAAAACCCAGGCCCTAATGCAAACCCATCTGGGGACCGTTTAAAGTCCCAGGGTTCTGTGCTGTGACAGCCGTGACTGAACTTCAGTGTCTGCTTGGCTGTCTTGGGCACCAGGTACTGGTGACCCACAGAGCCGGCATGGCTTCTGCATTCCTGAATCACACGGCGGGCAGCAGCTGGCtcagggaggctgggaaatgggGTTACTGCTAGGGGTAAGGTAAGCAAGTTATAGATCTTAGGGCTTTTATGAAATcctggtttgaaaaaaaaaaaaggaagaaccaATATCTTGATTTTGGGCCGGCCCCCTGAGTGCCTGTTACTAAGAttgccctgccccaccccacacaccccaAGTTTCTTGAGAGCCCATCTTGATCTCTGAGCCTCCCAGTGCTTCAGAAGCCTGGGCCCCAGGCCTTCTCTGCCATTTCCCCGACTCTCTGGCTTCAGGGTCCCCCTTGAAGCTACTCTAAGGCTTGGCTGTGGGAGCCACACTTGTAGCCTGGGAGATCTCAGAATCCCTGGCACACTGGGTACCCCGTGCCCTAGGTGGGGCCTTGGGAGACTCCCTGGAGGTGGCCTGAGTCACAGGCCCCACTGTGCTTTGTTCTAGACCCTCTGGTTTGACCTGCAGCAGCGCCTCTCAGATGAAGAAGGAACGGACATGGTAAGGCCCTCTCCGcccttcttctgacttcttcctTCAACCCTCTGAAGAGTGTTGGAGCTCCATGTCTCTGGCCacccttctctgccctctcctccccaaggaGCATGGTGAGCCGAGGCTCCAGGACTCTGATATAAAAAACACCTGGGCTGGAGCAGGGCAAGTGTCTGGCCTACTCTGTCATCAGACTGAAAGCAGCCTGCTGGTCACCAGCTGTGCCTCTGGATGGGGCTCCCTGCAGCATTCCTACTGCCCTGTTTGTGGGGGCCCCTCGGGGACTGTACCCATTTGTCCATATCCTCCTTGAACTGATTTGCACATGTAAGAATAAAATAGGGTTTTATTTGACCCTATTGTCCTGACCTCTCAGAAGCAaggtctgggctgctgggattTCAACTATGCCCATGTGGCTGGGGAAGGGCCTGGCACACGTGCTCATTCCCACTTTGGCCCGCAGCACCTGCAGCTGGTCCGGCAAGAAATGGCCGTGTGCCCTGAGCAGCTGAGCGAGTTCTTGGACTCCTTGAGACAGTACCTCCGTGGCACCGCTGGAGAAAGGAATTGTTTCCAGTAAGTGGTGACAAGGCTCTCTGTAGAGCTTTTGGGGAGGGGGATGTGACCAGGGCCTCTGGCTGGCAGCGACCCTGCAGACCCAGCCCTCCTAGGGGTGGCACGTGACAGGGAAGAAAGTGAGGCCCAGCCCCATTGCAGCTGTAGGTGGTGGGTGAATTAGTTCTCCCCAAGGCCCGGGCTCACGCACCTGTCAAGCAGACAGTGTTTCAGGAGAGTGAATAGAGTAACATGCTGCGTTGAAGCCGTCCTGGTTCATGTTCCACTCACCCAGCATGACCACTGTTACACACACGATACAACACAGAGCCTAACTCAAGTCAGGAGCAGCTCGGTTATGGGGAGAAACTGAGCCTCCAGGAGGGGTGTCTTCCAGAATGCAGGTCGCTGGCCCCCATCCACTCCTGTCCTGCCAATTCTGGGTAGTTCAGCAAGGTGAAGCAGGTGACTGTGGCCACCAGTGAGGGGTCTGTACATAGCCAGTACTGAGAGAGAGGGTGAGGATGGTTTGGCTGGACAAAGTGATGGGGGAATAGCCTAAGGGGGGGTGCCAGAGGCTGTTTGTTGGTGTTATCAGGACCCATGTTGGTCCTGCCTTCTGCGTGAAGATAGGCTGGGGGCTGCAGGGAGACGTCACATGCTCAGACGAGGAGAGCCCTTCTTTGGCTGATGAcagaggg
Above is a window of Microtus pennsylvanicus isolate mMicPen1 chromosome 6, mMicPen1.hap1, whole genome shotgun sequence DNA encoding:
- the Necab2 gene encoding N-terminal EF-hand calcium-binding protein 2 isoform X2 — its product is MGDYEDVLASLETLNHSVLKAMGYTKKVYEGGSNVDQFVTRFLLKETANQIQSLLSSVESAVEAIDEQTSQIRQEHCKPSHGVTKSHYGGPSPPYIANHKLAAPEPGRSLPVATGEPKEEGLEGQISRLAELIGRLESKTLWFDLQQRLSDEEGTDMHLQLVRQEMAVCPEQLSEFLDSLRQYLRGTAGERNCFHVAAVRMADGLTFVIYEFWETEEEWKRHLQSPVCKAFRHVKVDTLSQPEALSQISVPAAWCTSGRD